One window of Candidatus Regiella endosymbiont of Tuberolachnus salignus genomic DNA carries:
- the htpX gene encoding protease HtpX, whose product MMRIALFLLTNLAVMLVFGLVLSLTGIKSSSMSGLMIMAALFGFGGSIVSLLLSKWMALRSVGGEVIEQPRNETERWLLDIVQQQSKQAGIAMPQVAVYPAPDINAFATGARRNASLVAVSSGLLENMSRDEAEAVIAHEISHIANGDMVTMTLIQGIVNTFVIFISRIIAQAASSFLSGDREEGSEENNSGNPIVYFVISMVLELVFGILASMITMWFSRHREFHADAGSAKLVGREKMIAALQRLKTSHEPEEASSMMAFCINGKSQSFSEFFMSHPPLDKRIEALRSGQYLN is encoded by the coding sequence ATGATGCGTATAGCGCTTTTTCTGCTTACCAACCTAGCGGTAATGCTTGTTTTCGGATTAGTACTCAGCTTAACAGGAATCAAATCAAGTAGTATGTCAGGTCTGATGATTATGGCGGCGCTATTTGGTTTTGGTGGTTCCATTGTCTCTTTGCTACTCTCTAAGTGGATGGCATTACGTTCAGTCGGAGGCGAAGTCATAGAACAACCGCGTAACGAAACTGAACGCTGGTTACTCGATATCGTTCAGCAACAATCAAAGCAAGCGGGCATTGCGATGCCTCAAGTCGCTGTTTACCCCGCCCCGGATATCAATGCTTTTGCTACCGGAGCACGCCGAAATGCTTCCTTAGTGGCGGTCAGTAGTGGGTTATTAGAAAACATGAGTCGTGATGAAGCAGAAGCGGTTATTGCTCATGAAATCAGCCACATTGCTAATGGTGATATGGTAACCATGACGCTGATCCAGGGCATTGTAAACACCTTCGTGATTTTTATCTCACGCATCATTGCTCAAGCTGCTAGTAGTTTTCTTTCTGGTGATAGAGAAGAAGGAAGCGAGGAAAATAATTCAGGTAATCCCATCGTCTATTTTGTCATCTCTATGGTATTAGAGTTAGTCTTCGGTATTCTTGCTAGTATGATTACGATGTGGTTTTCACGTCATCGTGAGTTTCATGCGGATGCCGGTTCAGCCAAATTGGTCGGGCGTGAAAAAATGATTGCCGCTCTACAACGATTAAAAACCAGCCATGAACCGGAAGAAGCCAGTAGTATGATGGCATTTTGCATCAATGGTAAATCGCAATCTTTCAGCGAATTTTTCATGTCGCATCCACCACTGGATAAACGTATAGAGGCACTGCGTTCAGGTCAATATCTAAACTAG
- the proQ gene encoding RNA chaperone ProQ produces MENQPKLNNNKEIIAFLAERFPQCFTTKGKAFPLKIGIFQDLVARIEELNDVSKTKLRAALRRYTSSWRYLYEIKIGIERVDLNGNPCGKLEQQHVEYAKKQLEEAKAHLQLKKAEQQIKKPKPTAPNAKIPTQQQPKHSPPPDSAHQIVKPIPVSSTPSITMPELKIGQTIKVKAGGKAMNGTILEFVKNGIRVQLSSGLAMIVRAEHLQF; encoded by the coding sequence ATGGAAAATCAACCTAAGTTGAACAACAACAAAGAAATTATAGCTTTTTTAGCCGAACGCTTTCCGCAATGTTTCACCACAAAAGGTAAAGCGTTCCCATTAAAAATCGGTATTTTTCAAGACTTAGTCGCACGAATTGAAGAGCTCAATGACGTAAGTAAAACAAAATTACGCGCCGCGTTACGACGTTATACTTCAAGTTGGCGCTACCTTTACGAAATAAAAATAGGCATTGAACGTGTTGATCTAAACGGTAATCCCTGTGGAAAATTAGAACAACAACACGTTGAATATGCCAAAAAACAACTAGAAGAAGCCAAAGCGCATCTACAGCTAAAAAAAGCAGAACAACAAATAAAAAAACCTAAACCAACAGCACCGAATGCTAAAATTCCCACGCAGCAACAACCCAAGCATTCACCACCGCCAGATTCAGCGCATCAAATAGTAAAGCCGATCCCTGTATCTTCTACACCTTCAATAACGATGCCTGAACTAAAAATTGGTCAAACAATTAAAGTCAAAGCGGGGGGAAAAGCAATGAATGGAACGATATTAGAATTTGTTAAGAATGGCATACGAGTACAACTATCTTCTGGTCTGGCGATGATTGTACGCGCTGAGCATTTGCAGTTCTGA
- the yebS gene encoding membrane integrity lipid transport subunit YebS, giving the protein MSPLHHDHVLSNGCIQRCIQCDLLFNLPILHKKQRAYCPRCRAKIAMGQDWSLNRLMVIVIAMLVLMPFAFCSPLISIRLLGTWIDASLFSGIWQISRQGDPFTASMVAFCTVGAPLILSFSLLYLTLGSRMGLNLRPVLLMLEQLKEWVMLDIYLIGIIVTCIKVNEYAEISAGVGLIAYLFLTLLTLLILIHLNVEQLWQRFYPQPSFSLGCYEMMQKLLVCHHCHYSGYPDQRQCCTRCHLHLQRRCHHCLQKTWAALIAAMLLLLPANLLPMSVVYANGMRIEDTLFSGVVSLASAGHFSIAAIVFIASVLVPLSKIIILLTLLLSIHLKTQHSLKTRIRLLRIITWIGRWSMLDLFVIALMMSLINRDQIIVFTMGPAAFYFGAAVILTILAVEWLDSRLIWDEHATGNTDYTD; this is encoded by the coding sequence ATGTCGCCCCTTCATCATGATCATGTTTTATCGAATGGATGTATTCAGCGCTGTATCCAGTGTGATCTGCTGTTTAATTTGCCTATTCTACATAAAAAACAACGTGCTTATTGCCCTCGCTGCCGAGCAAAAATAGCCATGGGGCAGGATTGGTCACTGAATCGCCTGATGGTGATCGTGATCGCTATGCTGGTGTTAATGCCCTTTGCTTTTTGCTCGCCATTAATCAGTATTCGCTTGCTCGGTACTTGGATTGATGCCAGTTTGTTTAGCGGTATTTGGCAGATATCTCGTCAGGGTGATCCCTTCACCGCAAGTATGGTTGCTTTTTGTACGGTAGGTGCGCCTTTGATCCTCAGTTTTTCTCTGCTTTATTTAACCCTCGGTAGCCGCATGGGGTTAAATTTACGTCCAGTCTTATTAATGCTGGAGCAGTTAAAAGAATGGGTCATGCTGGATATTTATCTTATCGGTATCATCGTCACCTGTATAAAAGTAAACGAATATGCCGAGATTAGCGCGGGAGTGGGTCTGATAGCCTATTTATTTTTAACATTATTGACGTTATTAATTTTAATACATTTGAATGTTGAGCAATTATGGCAACGATTTTATCCTCAGCCATCATTTTCACTCGGATGCTACGAAATGATGCAGAAGCTATTGGTGTGTCATCATTGCCATTACAGTGGCTATCCTGATCAGCGCCAGTGTTGCACACGCTGCCATCTGCATTTGCAGCGCCGTTGTCACCACTGCTTACAAAAAACCTGGGCGGCGTTGATCGCCGCGATGCTATTGTTATTACCTGCTAATCTATTGCCTATGTCAGTTGTTTATGCCAACGGGATGCGGATAGAAGATACCCTTTTTTCTGGCGTGGTTTCATTGGCCTCGGCAGGCCATTTTTCGATTGCGGCGATTGTTTTTATCGCCAGCGTGCTGGTTCCCTTAAGTAAGATTATTATCTTGCTGACGTTATTGCTTAGCATTCATCTAAAGACACAGCACAGCTTGAAAACCAGGATACGTTTGTTACGCATCATCACCTGGATTGGTCGTTGGTCAATGTTAGATTTATTTGTTATTGCATTAATGATGTCACTGATTAATCGAGATCAGATTATTGTGTTTACCATGGGTCCTGCCGCTTTTTATTTTGGAGCAGCAGTCATTTTGACTATTCTTGCTGTTGAATGGTTAGACAGCCGATTGATTTGGGATGAACATGCCACAGGAAACACCGACTACACCGATTGA
- the prc gene encoding carboxy terminal-processing peptidase produces the protein MNKLVKLTVVACLFLTTGSWGTQDKIDRIDQLPQLNQEPQHETVSKRITSRFLHSHYRQFDLDDAFSNQIFDRYLNMLDYSHNILLASDIAHFAAKKSQIGNELKSGQLDTPYALFNLAQKRRFERYQYALSLLNKPMVFTTDDSINLDRAKAPWPNSEAELNKLWDTKVKFEQLNLKLSGKTDQEIKDTLTKRYRSVLKRIAQSNSEDVFQLIANAFAREIDPHTSYLSPRNTEQFNTEMSLSLEGIGAVLQVNEDDYTLIHSIVPGGPAAKSKSIIVGDRIVGIAQENNPMVDVVGWRLDDVVALIKGPKGTKVRLDILPAAKGSKHKTVTLIRERIRLEDRAVKMSIKTVDKKQVAVFDIPGFYVGLTEDVKTHLQKLATKNIQSIVIDLRGNGGGALNEAVSLSGLFIPSGPVVQIRDNNGKIREDSDTNDRIDYTGPLVVLIDRYSASASEIFAAALQDYQRAVIVGEPTFGKGTVQQYRSLNRMYDPLLRPEWPILGSVQYTIQKFYRVNGGSTQRKGVRPDIVMPTVSDSEETGENLEDNALPWDSIQAATYAKMDNLHPLIVDLNREHVARIAVDAEFQNIKQDIVRYNALKDKKNIVSLNYAQRVKENNNDDAISLTRLNERFKRQGKKPLKSLTDLPKDYQAPDPYLDESVRIALDLAYFSNTKVNNNEIKN, from the coding sequence ATGAATAAATTAGTCAAGCTCACCGTCGTTGCTTGCTTGTTTTTAACGACGGGCAGCTGGGGTACGCAGGATAAAATCGACCGTATTGATCAATTACCACAGTTGAATCAGGAGCCTCAGCACGAAACCGTCAGTAAACGTATTACTTCACGCTTCCTTCACTCCCATTATCGTCAATTTGATCTAGACGATGCATTCTCTAATCAAATTTTTGATCGCTATCTCAATATGCTCGATTACAGTCACAATATCTTACTAGCATCTGATATAGCGCATTTCGCCGCTAAAAAATCACAGATAGGAAACGAATTAAAATCGGGTCAATTAGACACTCCCTACGCATTATTTAATCTCGCCCAAAAACGACGTTTTGAACGCTACCAATATGCGCTCTCTCTACTCAACAAACCGATGGTTTTTACCACTGACGATAGCATTAATCTTGATCGTGCTAAAGCTCCCTGGCCAAATAGCGAAGCTGAATTAAATAAACTTTGGGATACTAAAGTTAAATTTGAACAGCTCAATCTTAAACTGAGTGGTAAAACAGACCAAGAAATTAAAGACACACTGACCAAACGTTATCGTTCAGTATTAAAACGCATTGCACAAAGTAATAGTGAAGATGTTTTCCAGCTCATTGCCAATGCATTCGCCCGCGAGATTGATCCGCATACCAGTTACCTCTCGCCGCGAAATACTGAGCAATTTAATACCGAGATGAGCCTGTCTTTGGAAGGTATTGGAGCAGTACTACAAGTGAATGAGGATGATTACACCTTAATCCATTCCATCGTTCCAGGAGGGCCGGCGGCAAAAAGCAAATCGATTATCGTTGGAGATCGTATCGTGGGTATTGCTCAGGAAAATAACCCCATGGTTGATGTGGTTGGCTGGCGTTTGGACGATGTGGTGGCGTTGATAAAAGGCCCCAAGGGCACTAAAGTGCGTTTAGATATTTTACCCGCAGCTAAAGGCAGCAAACATAAAACCGTCACCTTGATTAGAGAACGCATTCGCTTAGAAGATCGCGCAGTAAAAATGTCAATAAAAACGGTCGATAAAAAGCAGGTCGCAGTATTTGATATTCCTGGTTTTTATGTTGGATTAACTGAAGATGTAAAAACCCATTTACAAAAATTAGCCACAAAAAATATCCAGAGTATTGTTATTGATCTACGCGGTAATGGCGGTGGTGCTCTGAATGAAGCGGTGTCGCTTTCCGGATTGTTTATCCCCAGTGGCCCTGTTGTTCAGATACGTGATAATAACGGCAAAATACGTGAAGACAGTGATACCAATGACCGTATTGACTATACAGGCCCATTGGTGGTCTTGATAGACCGTTACAGCGCTTCTGCTTCAGAGATTTTTGCTGCCGCGTTGCAAGATTATCAGCGGGCGGTGATCGTAGGTGAACCTACCTTTGGCAAGGGAACAGTGCAACAATATCGTTCACTCAATCGTATGTATGACCCACTATTGCGGCCAGAATGGCCGATACTGGGGTCAGTGCAATATACCATCCAAAAATTTTATCGAGTGAATGGGGGCAGCACCCAGCGTAAAGGCGTCAGACCGGATATTGTTATGCCAACGGTCAGCGATTCGGAAGAAACGGGTGAGAATCTTGAAGATAATGCGCTACCCTGGGACAGTATTCAAGCAGCAACTTATGCCAAAATGGATAATTTACACCCCTTAATCGTGGATCTAAACAGGGAACATGTAGCACGGATAGCGGTTGATGCTGAATTCCAAAATATTAAACAAGACATTGTTCGCTATAATGCATTAAAAGATAAAAAGAACATCGTTTCACTTAACTATGCTCAACGTGTCAAAGAAAATAACAATGATGATGCAATTAGTTTAACGCGCCTCAATGAACGTTTTAAACGGCAAGGTAAGAAACCATTAAAATCATTGACCGATTTACCCAAAGACTATCAAGCACCGGATCCTTATTTGGATGAAAGTGTTCGTATTGCGCTTGATTTGGCTTATTTCAGCAACACGAAAGTTAACAATAACGAGATTAAAAATTAA